One part of the Dunckerocampus dactyliophorus isolate RoL2022-P2 chromosome 11, RoL_Ddac_1.1, whole genome shotgun sequence genome encodes these proteins:
- the cnot6a gene encoding CCR4-NOT transcription complex subunit 6a isoform X2, with protein MVSLRELLLNNNQLRVLPFELGKLFQLQTLGLKGNPLAQEIMSLYQEPDGTRRLLNYLLDNLAGAIKRIPSEQPPARSWISLQEPDRTRPSALFSVMCYNVLCDKYATRQLYGYCPSWALNWEYRKKSIMQEILGCNADIISLQEVETEQYYNFFLPELKEQGYDGFFSPKSRARTMSESDRKHVDGCAIFYKTDKFSAVQKHTVEFNQLAMANSEGSEAMLNRVMTKDNIGVAVLLEVRKEMMEVSSGKSLHGMEKQLLLVANAHMHWDPEYSDVKLVQTMMFLSEVKNIVDKATRSLKLSSVSGETNAIPLVLCADLNSLPDSGVVEYLSTGGVDCTHKDFKELRYSDSLTKFNCNGKNSTSNGRITHGFKLKSAYENSLMLYTNYTFDFKGVIDYIFYSKPHLNVLGILGPLDPHWLEENNVSGCPHPHIPSDHFSLFAHLELLLPNVPPQVNGLHLPARR; from the exons ATGGTGTCTCTCAG GGAACTGCTTTTAAATAACAACCAGTTGCGGGTTCTGCCCTTTGAATTGGGAAAACTGTTTCAGTTACAAACACTGGGGTTAAAAG GAAACCCACTTGCACAAGAAATTATGAGCCTCTACCAGGAACCTGATGGCACGCGGAGACTGCTCAACTACTTGTTAGACAATCTGGCGGGGGCGATCAAGCGCA TACCATCAGAACAGCCTCCGGCCCGGTCATGGATCTCTCTCCAGGAACCAGACCGAACCCGGCCATCAG CACTGTTCTCTGTCATGTGCTAcaatgtgctgtgtgataagtatGCCACAAGGCAGCTGTACGGCTACTGCCCTTCTTGGGCTCTAAACTGGGAGTACAGGAAGAAGTCCATCATGCAGGAGATCCTGGGCTGCAATGCGGACATCATTAGTTTGCAG GAAGTTGAGACAGAGCAGTACTACAATTTCTTCTTGCCGGAGCTGAAGGAGCAGGGTTACGATGGGTTTTTCAGTCCTAAATCGCGAGCCAGGACCATGTCCGAATCGGACCGCAAACACGTGGACGGATGTGCAATTTTCTACAAGACAGACAA GTTCAGTGCGGTGCAGAAGCACACGGTGGAGTTCAACCAGCTGGCTATGGCTAACTCAGAGGGCTCAGAGGCCATGTTGAACCGAGTGATGACTAAGGACAACATTGGCGTTGCAGTACTGCTCGAAGTCCGCAAGGAAATGATGGAGGTCTCCT CTGGAAAGTCACTGCACGGCATGGAGAAGCAGCTGCTGCTGGTAGCCAACGCCCACATGCACTGGGACCCGGAATACTCTGACGTCAAGCTGGTCCAGACCATGATGTTCCTGTCGGAAGTTAAGAACATAGTGGACAAGGCGACACGCAGCCTCAAGTTGTCCTCGGTTTCTGGTGAAACCAACGCCATTCCACTGGTGCTCTGCGCTGACCTCAACTCTTTGCCTGACTCTG GTGTAGTGGAGTACTTGAGTACGGGTGGAGTGGACTGCACCCACAAGGACTTCAAGGAGCTTCGCTACAGCGACAGCCTCACCAAATTCAACTGCAATGGCAAGAACAGCACATCCAACGGCAGGATCACCCACGGCTTCAAGCTGAAAAGTGCTTACGAGAACAGCCTGATGCTTTACACCAACTACACGTTTGACTTCAAG GGTGTCATCGACTACATTTTCTACTCCAAGCCCCACCTGAACGTCCTGGGCATCCTGGGCCCACTGGACCCCCACTGGCTGGAAGAGAACAATGTCAGCGGCTGTCCGCATCCTCACATCCCCTCCGACCACTTCAGTCTCTTTGCTCACCTGGAGCTGCTCCTGCCCAACGTGCCCCCCCAAGTCAACGGTCTCCATCTGCCTGCACGCAGGTAG
- the cnot6a gene encoding CCR4-NOT transcription complex subunit 6a isoform X1 → MPKEKYDPPDPRRMYTIMSSEEAANGKKSYWAELEISGRVRSLSTALWSLTHLTALHLSDNSLSRIPPDIAKLHNLVYLDLSSNKIRSLPAELGNMVSLRELLLNNNQLRVLPFELGKLFQLQTLGLKGNPLAQEIMSLYQEPDGTRRLLNYLLDNLAGAIKRIPSEQPPARSWISLQEPDRTRPSALFSVMCYNVLCDKYATRQLYGYCPSWALNWEYRKKSIMQEILGCNADIISLQEVETEQYYNFFLPELKEQGYDGFFSPKSRARTMSESDRKHVDGCAIFYKTDKFSAVQKHTVEFNQLAMANSEGSEAMLNRVMTKDNIGVAVLLEVRKEMMEVSSGKSLHGMEKQLLLVANAHMHWDPEYSDVKLVQTMMFLSEVKNIVDKATRSLKLSSVSGETNAIPLVLCADLNSLPDSGVVEYLSTGGVDCTHKDFKELRYSDSLTKFNCNGKNSTSNGRITHGFKLKSAYENSLMLYTNYTFDFKGVIDYIFYSKPHLNVLGILGPLDPHWLEENNVSGCPHPHIPSDHFSLFAHLELLLPNVPPQVNGLHLPARR, encoded by the exons ATGCCCAAGGAAAAATATGACCCGCCAGATCCCAGGCGGATGTACACAATAATGTCCAGCGAGGAGGCAGCCAATGGGAAGAAGTCATACTGGGCTGAGCTGGAAATTAGTG GTCGAGTAAGGAGTCTGAGCACAGCTCTGTGGTCTCTCACCCACCTCACTGCCCTACACCTCAGTGACAACTCCTTGTCACGCATCCCGCCAGACATTGCCAAACTACACAATTTGGTGTACCTGGATCTTTCATCCAACAAGATCAGGAGTCTGCCGGCAGAGCTTGGCAACATGGTGTCTCTCAG GGAACTGCTTTTAAATAACAACCAGTTGCGGGTTCTGCCCTTTGAATTGGGAAAACTGTTTCAGTTACAAACACTGGGGTTAAAAG GAAACCCACTTGCACAAGAAATTATGAGCCTCTACCAGGAACCTGATGGCACGCGGAGACTGCTCAACTACTTGTTAGACAATCTGGCGGGGGCGATCAAGCGCA TACCATCAGAACAGCCTCCGGCCCGGTCATGGATCTCTCTCCAGGAACCAGACCGAACCCGGCCATCAG CACTGTTCTCTGTCATGTGCTAcaatgtgctgtgtgataagtatGCCACAAGGCAGCTGTACGGCTACTGCCCTTCTTGGGCTCTAAACTGGGAGTACAGGAAGAAGTCCATCATGCAGGAGATCCTGGGCTGCAATGCGGACATCATTAGTTTGCAG GAAGTTGAGACAGAGCAGTACTACAATTTCTTCTTGCCGGAGCTGAAGGAGCAGGGTTACGATGGGTTTTTCAGTCCTAAATCGCGAGCCAGGACCATGTCCGAATCGGACCGCAAACACGTGGACGGATGTGCAATTTTCTACAAGACAGACAA GTTCAGTGCGGTGCAGAAGCACACGGTGGAGTTCAACCAGCTGGCTATGGCTAACTCAGAGGGCTCAGAGGCCATGTTGAACCGAGTGATGACTAAGGACAACATTGGCGTTGCAGTACTGCTCGAAGTCCGCAAGGAAATGATGGAGGTCTCCT CTGGAAAGTCACTGCACGGCATGGAGAAGCAGCTGCTGCTGGTAGCCAACGCCCACATGCACTGGGACCCGGAATACTCTGACGTCAAGCTGGTCCAGACCATGATGTTCCTGTCGGAAGTTAAGAACATAGTGGACAAGGCGACACGCAGCCTCAAGTTGTCCTCGGTTTCTGGTGAAACCAACGCCATTCCACTGGTGCTCTGCGCTGACCTCAACTCTTTGCCTGACTCTG GTGTAGTGGAGTACTTGAGTACGGGTGGAGTGGACTGCACCCACAAGGACTTCAAGGAGCTTCGCTACAGCGACAGCCTCACCAAATTCAACTGCAATGGCAAGAACAGCACATCCAACGGCAGGATCACCCACGGCTTCAAGCTGAAAAGTGCTTACGAGAACAGCCTGATGCTTTACACCAACTACACGTTTGACTTCAAG GGTGTCATCGACTACATTTTCTACTCCAAGCCCCACCTGAACGTCCTGGGCATCCTGGGCCCACTGGACCCCCACTGGCTGGAAGAGAACAATGTCAGCGGCTGTCCGCATCCTCACATCCCCTCCGACCACTTCAGTCTCTTTGCTCACCTGGAGCTGCTCCTGCCCAACGTGCCCCCCCAAGTCAACGGTCTCCATCTGCCTGCACGCAGGTAG